The Comamonas endophytica sequence CCGCGCTGGCCGACCTGCGCCGGCGCACGCGCACGCCGGTCTGCGGCAGCGAGACGCTGGGCAGCGCCAAGCAGTTCCGCGATCTGCTGGCGGCCGATGCGCTCGACATCGTGATGCTGGACCTCGCGTGGTGCGGCGGGCTGACCGAGGGCCGCAAGATCGCCGCGCTGGCGCAGGCCTACTCCAAGCCGATCGCCCCGCATGACTGCACCGGCCCGGTGACGCTGATGGCCGGGCTGCACCTGGCCGTGCATGCGCCCACCGCCATCTTCCAGGAGGTGGTGCGCGCCACGCTGGCCACCTGGTACCGCGATCTGGTGACCGAACTTCCGGTGCTGAGCCAGGGCACGGCGCTGGCGCCCACGGCGCCGGGCCTGGGCACCGCGCTGAACCCGGCGGTGCGCGCGCGCGCCGATCTGCGCCTGCGCGAAAGCGGCAAGCCGCGCCGCGCACTCTGAACGCCGGGCGCGCCCGCCCTGCATCGATTCCATAACAATCCAAAGGAGACAAGAATGCCACTGCACCGACGCGATTTCCTGGCCTATGCCGGCGCCGCCACGCTGGCGCTGCCGGCCGCCGCACAGACGCCGCCCTGGCCCGCCAGACCCATCACGCTGGTCGTGCCCTTTCCCGCGGGCGGCACGGTGGACTGGATCGGCCGCGCCATCGCACATGAGATGCAGGGCCGGCTCAAGTCCTCGGTCATCGTCGAGAATCGGCCCGGGGCCACGGGCACCATCGGCTTTGCCGCCGTGGCCCGCGCGCCTGCGGACGGCTACACGCTGGTGATCGGCCCGCCGGGGCCGTTTGCCGTGGTCCCGCACCTGTTCACGAAGAAGCTGGCTTTCGATCCCGCCAAGGACTTCGACCTGCTCACGGTGGCGGTGCAGATCGCCAACGTGCTGGTGGTCCCGGCCAACGCGCCCTTCGATACGGTGGGTGCGCTGATCGCGCATGGCAAGGCCCATCCCGGCAAGCTGACTTTCGCCAATTCGGGCAGCGGCGCCTCCGATCACCTGGCGGCGGCGCTGTTTCTCGAGCGCACCGGCATCCAGGGCCTGCATGTACCCTACAAGGGCGGCGCTCCCGCCATCAACGACCTGCTGGGCGCGCAGGTCGACGCGTCGTTCCAGAACATCAACGCAGTGCTGCCCCACATCACCAGCGGCAAGCTCAAGGCCCTGGGCCAGACCGGACGCGTGCGTTCTCCGGTTCTGCCCCAGGTGCCGACGATGGCGGAAGCCGGGGTGCCGGACATGGAGATCCAGTCCTGGCAGGGCGTGGCCGCGCCGCGCGGACTCGCGCCGGCGGTGCGGCGCCAGCTGCTGGAGGTGCTGCAGCAATCGCTGCACGCGCCGGCCATGGCGCAAAAGCTCGCGGCGCTGGGCATGGAAGTCGTTGCCAGCTCGCCCGAAGACTTCGCGGCGCGCCGGCAGGCGGAATCCGGGCGCTGGCAGCAGGTGATCCAGCGCGCGGGAATCACCATGGAATGAGCCGCCAGGAACACACCACTTTTTGCTCTCTCACACGACATGCCACCCATCAATCTCTTCAAACAGGCCTTGCAGCAGGGCCGCGCGCAGATCGGCATCTGGTCCAGCCTGCCCTCGCCCTACGTCAGCGAACTGGTCGCGGGCGCGGGCTATGAGTGGATGCTGCTCGACACCGAACACGCGCCCGTCGACATCCCGCAGATGCTCCAGCAGCTGCAGGCGGCCGCGGCCGCGCGCCCCGCCGGCGGCATCGTCACCACGCCCGTGGTGCGGCCGGCGTGGAACGATCCGGTGCTGATCAAGCGCTTTCTCGACCTCGGCGCCCAGACGCTGCTGGTTCCCTTCGTGCAGAACGCGCGCGAGGCGCAGGCCGCGGTGGCCGCGACGCGCTTCCCGCCGCGCGGCCTGCGCGGCCTGGGCGGCGCGATGCGCGCCTCGAATTTCGGGCGCGAGGCGGACTACGTGCTGCATGCGCACGAGCAGACCTGCGTGCTGGTCCAGGTGGAGACGCGCGAGGCGCTGGCCGAAATCGAGGCCATCGCGGCCGTGGAAGGTGTGGACGGGATCTTCATCGGCCCCTCGGACCTGTCGACCAGCATGGGCCATCCGGGCAACCACCGGCACCCGGAAGTGGAAAGCGCCATACGCGATGCACTGGTGCGCATCCGCGCCTGCGGCAAGGCGCCGGGCATCCTCATGCCCGACCGGGAACGTGCGCAGGATTACCTCGCGCTGGGTGCGCAGTTCGTTGCCGTGGGGCTGGATCTGGCGCTGCTGCGCCAGGGCTTGGCGGACACGCTGGCGGCGTTCAGGCCGCGTTGAGCGCGGCCGGGGCCTGGCTGCCGCTCCACACCCACCACGCCAGTGCCAGCATCATCAGCCCGGTGGCCCCATCCAGCACGCGCCAAGCCAGCGGATGCGCAAACCAGTGCTGCATGCGCCGCCCGGCGCTGGCCAGCAGCGCAAACCACAGCAGGCTGGCACAGGCCGCGCCGGCCACGAACACGCTCTTGAGCGCGCCTTCCTGGCGCGCGCCGATGCTGCCCACCAGCAGCACGGTGTCCAGGTAGACATGCGGATTGAACAGGGTGATCACGGCCAGCGTGCCCAGCACGCCCAGCAGCCCGCGCTGCGCCGCGGCCGGCCCCTGCAGCGCGACGTCGGCGGCAAACGCCACGCGCCACAGGGCGTAGAGGCCGTAGGCCAGCAGGAACAGCGCGCCCCCCACCGAGAGGTGGTGCGCCAGCGTGGGCTCGCGCGCGATCAGCTGCGACATGCCGGCAACGCCAATGGCAATCAGCAGTGCATCGCTGAGCACGCACCAGGCGACGCAGGCACGGACGTGGCGGCCCTGCACGGCCTGGCGCAGCACATAGAGGTTCTGCGCTCCTATCGAGATGATGAGCGAGAGGCAGACCGTGAAGCCGGCCAGCCAGGAGGAAGAAATCAACGAGGTCCACATAAGGGAAATTGTCGTTCCCCGAATAAATTAAGTAAAATTAAACCAATTGAAACATCCTAAGACAAGCTAATGCTCGACTACGCCGGATTGGAAGCCCTGGCCGCGGTGGTGCGCGAAGGCAGCTTCGAGCGCGCCGCGCGCAAGCTGCACATCACGCCCTCGGCGGTCTCGCAGCGCATCAAGCTGCTGGAGGAACGCGTGGGCCAGGTGCTGGTATTGCGCGGCCAGCCCTGCACCGGGACCGAGGCGGGGCGCCGGCTGTGCCTGCATGTCGAGCAGGTGGCGCTGCTGGAAAACGAATTGCGCCGCACCAACCCGGCGCTGGTGGCCGAGGGCCAGTTCATGCCGCCCACGCTCAAGCTGGCCGTCAACGCGGATTCGCTGTCGTCGTGGTTCATGGACGCGATGGCGGCCTTCACGCGCGAAGGCAACGAGCTGCTCGACATCAGCATCGACGACCAGGACCACACGGCCAAGCGCATCAAGGAAGGCGCGGTCATGGCCGCGGTCACCGCCACCTCCACCAGCATCACCGGCTGCAACACCTGGCCGCTGGGCTCGATGCGCTACGTCGCGGCCGCCAGCCCGGAATTCATGCAGCAGCACTTCGCCCAGGGCGTGACGCCCGAAGCGGTGGCGCGCGCGCCGATGCTGAGCTACGACCGCAAGGACAGCATGCAGGACCGGTGGCTGCAGGCCCAGGGGCTGGCCTCGCGCCATGGCCCGCCCAAGCACTGGCTGCCCTCGGCCTATGCCTTCGTGCGCGCCTGCGAAGCGGGGGTGGGCTGGGCCATGCAGCCCACGGTGCTGATCCAGCGCTACCTCGATGCCGGCACGCTGGTGGAAGTGCTGCCGGATACCGGCGTGGATGTGCCCCTGTACTGGGCGCATGCGCGCAATGCGCAAGCCGGCCTGCAGCGGCTCACGCATTGCGTGATCACCGCCGCGGCCGGCTGGCTGGAGCCCATGCCCGGCATGCACCCGCCTGAGAGCGCTGCATCGCCGGGATCGAAGGCCGGTTAGTCACCAGCCCTCGTTGGCCCTCACTCCTGCTTGTTGAACACGTAATACTGGTTGGCGCGATCCCAGGCGGCGCGGGCAGCCGGCTCGGCTTCGTCCCACTTCAGGCGCGAGCCATGCTGGCGCTGCACGCCATCCCAGCGCTGCGACCAATCGTCGCGCACCTGCTCCCAGCGGTCATGGCCCGCGGCGCGGCTTTCCCAGCCGGCGCGGTAGGCCGGGGCGTAGTCGTCATAGGTGTAGCCCTCGCGGTAATGGTCCTGCTTGTCGTAGGCACCCTTCCAGTAGGCTTCCTCGGCCGTGGGATTGAGCCCTTCCGCCACGCTGTGGCCCGCCAGGCCGCCGGCCACTGCGCCGACCACCGCGCCCACGGCGGCGCCCACAGGCCCGCCAATGGCCCCTGCGGCCGCGCCCGCCAGGGCACCGCCGCCTGCGCCAACACCGGTGCCCACGGGATGGGCGCCGGGTTCGTCGGTGATGGGGTCCAGATTGAGGTTCTTGTCGCCTGTGGTCATGTGTGCTCCTGCAGAAATCGTTGGATCAAGACACGGGCCGGCTGCAGGGATGCTGCCGGCGCGCTCGCTGCAGCGGATCTCTCCATCCGCGCGCAACACCAGAGTGCATGAGGAGCTTGGACCCGCGTGTAGTCCAAAAGGCGAGGTGGATGCGGGGAAATGGAGGGGGATGCCCTGCCGCTGGCTGGGCGCGCAGGGTTGCCTGGGGAAGGACGTCCATCCTTCGACAGGCTCAGGACGAACGGTTCAGCTGGACGAAGCGCCCTGTCAAGCCCTTCGTGGTGGACCTGCCTGGGCGACCCCGTCGAACCATGGACGGCCTGCCCTACAAACAAGGCACCAACCGTGGCAATCCGGCTCAGCCGTTCACCTGGGGGCCAAAGGGTGCAAGTGACACCTCAATAATGCGGCGGCAATTCATCCCTGAGATTGCGCGCACCTCCCCCGCTCTCAGGCATCTGCTGGCGCAGATTGCGCACCTCGGCGATCAGCGCATCGATCTGCTGCTGCTGCCGGTAGATGGTCATGTTCAGCTGGTCGAGCGTGTCCTCGACATAGCTGGCCTTGATCTCCAGCTCGGTGATGCGCTCTTGGTCGCTCATGCCTGCGCCCGCAATGCCTGGCCCAGGCGCGCCATGCCCTCCTCGATCTTCGCCACGTCGGCCGTGGCGAACGACA is a genomic window containing:
- a CDS encoding HTH-type transcriptional regulator ArgP gives rise to the protein MLDYAGLEALAAVVREGSFERAARKLHITPSAVSQRIKLLEERVGQVLVLRGQPCTGTEAGRRLCLHVEQVALLENELRRTNPALVAEGQFMPPTLKLAVNADSLSSWFMDAMAAFTREGNELLDISIDDQDHTAKRIKEGAVMAAVTATSTSITGCNTWPLGSMRYVAAASPEFMQQHFAQGVTPEAVARAPMLSYDRKDSMQDRWLQAQGLASRHGPPKHWLPSAYAFVRACEAGVGWAMQPTVLIQRYLDAGTLVEVLPDTGVDVPLYWAHARNAQAGLQRLTHCVITAAAGWLEPMPGMHPPESAASPGSKAG
- a CDS encoding SlyX family protein, whose translation is MSDQERITELEIKASYVEDTLDQLNMTIYRQQQQIDALIAEVRNLRQQMPESGGGARNLRDELPPHY
- a CDS encoding LysE/ArgO family amino acid transporter — protein: MWTSLISSSWLAGFTVCLSLIISIGAQNLYVLRQAVQGRHVRACVAWCVLSDALLIAIGVAGMSQLIAREPTLAHHLSVGGALFLLAYGLYALWRVAFAADVALQGPAAAQRGLLGVLGTLAVITLFNPHVYLDTVLLVGSIGARQEGALKSVFVAGAACASLLWFALLASAGRRMQHWFAHPLAWRVLDGATGLMMLALAWWVWSGSQAPAALNAA
- a CDS encoding Bug family tripartite tricarboxylate transporter substrate binding protein; its protein translation is MPLHRRDFLAYAGAATLALPAAAQTPPWPARPITLVVPFPAGGTVDWIGRAIAHEMQGRLKSSVIVENRPGATGTIGFAAVARAPADGYTLVIGPPGPFAVVPHLFTKKLAFDPAKDFDLLTVAVQIANVLVVPANAPFDTVGALIAHGKAHPGKLTFANSGSGASDHLAAALFLERTGIQGLHVPYKGGAPAINDLLGAQVDASFQNINAVLPHITSGKLKALGQTGRVRSPVLPQVPTMAEAGVPDMEIQSWQGVAAPRGLAPAVRRQLLEVLQQSLHAPAMAQKLAALGMEVVASSPEDFAARRQAESGRWQQVIQRAGITME
- a CDS encoding aldolase/citrate lyase family protein, with amino-acid sequence MPPINLFKQALQQGRAQIGIWSSLPSPYVSELVAGAGYEWMLLDTEHAPVDIPQMLQQLQAAAAARPAGGIVTTPVVRPAWNDPVLIKRFLDLGAQTLLVPFVQNAREAQAAVAATRFPPRGLRGLGGAMRASNFGREADYVLHAHEQTCVLVQVETREALAEIEAIAAVEGVDGIFIGPSDLSTSMGHPGNHRHPEVESAIRDALVRIRACGKAPGILMPDRERAQDYLALGAQFVAVGLDLALLRQGLADTLAAFRPR